In Candidatus Tectomicrobia bacterium, the genomic stretch CCGGGGCTTGAGGGCCGCCACCCACTCCACCGACTTCATGTCGAGGCCGTACTCCTCCGAGAGGATGCCCACGATCCAGACGACGGCGGTCATCCCCCACTCGCGGATGGCGACGCGCTTTCCGTTCAGGTCGGGAACCTTCTCCACCTTGGCGCCGGTGTTCGCGTAAGCCATCGAGTGCCGGAAGGCCCGGCTCGGGAAGGCGGGCATCCCGACGAAGGGGCTCTCGCCCGCCCCCAGGAGGAAGCAGTGCGCCCCCATGGACATCTCCGAGCAGTCGAACTCGAGGTAGTTGCACATCCGGTGGAAGATCTCGGTCGGGGGCATCTCCACCACCCGCAGGGCGATTCCCTCGGGCTTCACCAGGCCCTTGGTGAGGTAGTGGGTGCGGTCGTAGTCGCCGAACGCGCCTGTCAGCTCGAGGTCGGCCATCGCGGCTCATCCTCCTGAGGGTGTGGGAGTTCCCCGCGCCGGGGGCAGACCATCTCTCCCACACATCCCCCGCCCGCGCAAGGACGGCCGTGGCCGAGGGGGAGCTCTCAGGGGGGTGGTGTCCGGCAGGTACTCTTTCAAGCCAAACCTCCCCCCATCGCGCCCCTCTTTCCGGGTCCCCAGGCGGCGAGCCGCCTGGGCGGGGCGCTCCCTCCCCCCTTCAAGCCTGCCCGCAAGCGGACGTCGGGTCCGCATGGACCCGACCGCATGCGGCCCAAAAGGGGGGGCGGGTTCTTTCAGCCCTCGAATGAGGCGAGTTCTTTCCTTCCCCCCTCAGGGGGGGAGGTTCTGGGGGGGTGGTTCTAGGTGGACACCCCGCCCCTCCTTGACCCCCTCCCCCGTGCGTGGCATGAGGAGGGGCCGGGGGGGATTTCCCCCGTTTTCTTTTCCCATCGGCGCGAGGAAATCCCGTGGCCCGAGATGTCCGGTTCCTGCTCTGCGGCTTCGGGCGGGTGGGGCGCGCCTTCGCGCGGCTCCTGGCCGCGAAGCGGGAGCCGCTGAGGGCCGCCTACGGCCTCGACCTCCGGCTGGCCGGGATCGGGGAGCTTGTGGGGAGCCTCCACCAGCCGGAGGGCATTGACCCGTCCGAGGCGGCGGATTTCTTCGAGGCCCGCAAGGGCTTCGGGGGCCATCCCGCCCTCCAGGCGGCCTGGAAGGGCCTGGACCTCGTCCGGGAGGCCCGGGCGGAGCTCCTGGTCGAGTGCACCCCGACCGACATCCGCACCGGGGAGCCGGCGCTGGGGCACATCCGGGCCGCCCTCGGCAAGGGGATGCACGTCGTGAGCGCGAACAAGGGGCCCTTCATCCGCAACTTCGGCGAATTGCGCGCCCTCGCGGCGGAGCGGGGGGCCGCCCTCAAGCTATCGGCCGCGGCCGCGGCGGCGCTTCCCACCCTGGACGTGGCCCAGACCTGCCTCGCCGGGGCCGAGATCCTGGCCATCGAGGGGGTGCTGAACGGCACTTCGAACTTCATCCTCACCCGGATGCGCGGCGGGATGGGCTACGCCGCCGCCCTGGCCGAGGCCCAGCGGATGGGCATCGCCGAGACCGACCCCACCCTGGACGTGGAGGGTTACGACACGGCGAACAAGCTCGCCCTCATCGCGAACGTGTGCATGGGGGCGGACCTGCGCCCCGAGGATGTGGCCCGCGCGGGCATCACCGGGGTGGGGGAAGAGGACGTCCGCCGGGCGGCCGCCGAGGGCCGGGTGATGCGGCTGGTGGGCCGGGCCGAGCGGGGGCAGAATGGGCGGGTCACCGCTCGCGTCGCGCCGGAGGCCCTGCCCGCGGGACATCCCCTGGCCGCCGTGGACGGCGCCGAGAAGGGCATCACGTACGTCACCGACTCCATGGACCGGGTCACCGTCCTGGGCGGGAAGAGCGACCCGAGGGGGGCGGCGGCCGCCCTGCTGAAGGACCTCATCAATATTTACCGTGCGCCATAAGATCAGGCGCACGGGTAACCGCGCTCCCTGAACGGACGCGGACATCCACCGCGCCGCCCCGGCGGCGCCGGCGAGGAAGGACATGCCCCAGACGAACGGAGACCTCATCGTCCAGATGCTCAAGGCCGCCGGGGTCCGGTACGCCTTCGGCATCCCCAGCGGAAACGTGCTGCCCCTCATCGAGTCCATGCGGAAGGGGGGCATCGAGTTCGTCCTCGTGGCCCACGAGGGCTCGGCCGGCTTCGCGGCCGACGTGATGGGCCGC encodes the following:
- a CDS encoding homoserine dehydrogenase gives rise to the protein MARDVRFLLCGFGRVGRAFARLLAAKREPLRAAYGLDLRLAGIGELVGSLHQPEGIDPSEAADFFEARKGFGGHPALQAAWKGLDLVREARAELLVECTPTDIRTGEPALGHIRAALGKGMHVVSANKGPFIRNFGELRALAAERGAALKLSAAAAAALPTLDVAQTCLAGAEILAIEGVLNGTSNFILTRMRGGMGYAAALAEAQRMGIAETDPTLDVEGYDTANKLALIANVCMGADLRPEDVARAGITGVGEEDVRRAAAEGRVMRLVGRAERGQNGRVTARVAPEALPAGHPLAAVDGAEKGITYVTDSMDRVTVLGGKSDPRGAAAALLKDLINIYRAP